A part of Larimichthys crocea isolate SSNF chromosome VII, L_crocea_2.0, whole genome shotgun sequence genomic DNA contains:
- the fxyd6 gene encoding FXYD domain-containing ion transport regulator 6, whose protein sequence is METILLFLSSFLVCVAAVDPSTQDAKEKVENPFIYDYESLRIGGLAFAVVLFTLGILLILSRRCRCSINQKPRAPGDEEKQEENLVVPKATVVAETAAEN, encoded by the exons ATGGAAACTATTttgctcttcctctcttcattcCTGGTGTGTGTGGCTG CTGTAGACCCCAGCACACAGG atgCCAAAGAGAAAGTTgaaaatccatttatttatg ATTACGAGAGCCTGAGGATCGGAGGGTTGGCATTTGCTGTGGTGTTGTTCACACTGGGCATTCTTCTCATTCTTA GTCGACGATGCCGCTGTAGTATCAACCAGAAGCCCAG GGCCCctggagatgaagagaaacaagaggagaaCCTGGTTGTCCCCAAGG CTACAGTGGTTGCAGAGACTGCAGCGGAGAACTGA
- the LOC109141979 gene encoding sodium/potassium-transporting ATPase subunit gamma-like — protein sequence MCPVVVFKTADIGGSPAGACCYHQPNCLYYVPLVLSTEHTHTHRRDIMSSAGANVDLDADFVYDYHTLRVGGLVFAGVIVFLSIILLAGNKLANCGKTPKPRAAEED from the exons atGTGCCCGGTTGTTGTATTTAAAACAGCAGACATAGGTGGATCACCAGCTGGTGCCTGCTGTTATCACCAGCCTAACTGTTTGTATTATGTCCCTCTAGTTTTGtcgactgaacacacacacacacacagacgagaCATCATGTCTTCTGCAG GTGCAAACGTTGACCTCGATGCAGACTTTGTATATG ACTACCATACACTACGTGTTGGAGGTCTGGTCTTTGCCGGGGTCATTGTATTTCTTTCCATCATTCTGTTGGCAG GCAACAAGCTCGCCAACTGTGGAAAAACCCCAAAG CCAAGAGCAGCTGAAGAGGACTAA